In Providencia rettgeri, the following proteins share a genomic window:
- the glnB gene encoding nitrogen regulatory protein P-II encodes MKKIDAIIKPFKLDDVREALAEVGITGMTVTEVKGFGRQKGHTELYRGAEYMVDFLPKVKIEIVVPDDIVENCVETIMQTAQTGKIGDGKIFVYDVARVIRIRTGEQDEEAI; translated from the coding sequence ATGAAAAAAATTGATGCAATTATAAAGCCATTCAAACTTGATGATGTTCGTGAAGCGTTGGCTGAAGTCGGTATTACAGGAATGACTGTAACCGAAGTAAAAGGTTTTGGACGTCAAAAAGGGCATACTGAACTTTACCGCGGTGCAGAGTATATGGTCGACTTTTTACCTAAGGTAAAAATTGAAATTGTTGTTCCTGATGACATCGTTGAAAACTGCGTTGAAACCATTATGCAAACTGCACAAACTGGCAAAATTGGTGATGGGAAGATCTTTGTTTATGATGTCGCTCGAGTGATCCGTATTCGAACCGGTGAGCAAGACGAAGAAGCAATTTAA
- a CDS encoding NAD+ synthase, whose product MSRKLNISLAQLNWLVGDIEGNCERMLQVVSEQAPNTDIVMFSELSLTGYPPEDLIFRGDFEDRCVAQLERLQKASSETAIIVGHPWYEGDDIYNALSFFYQGKLHARYFKQELPNYGVFDEPRYFTADEKTCVVEFKGYQLGLLICEDIWYDEPVDAAKGAGAEILLTINASPYDINKEHIRTDLLVEHCKRTHMPIVYLNQVGGQDELVFDGGSKIIANKGKQTFKLEEFKEQVITVQFDELALVSEGSVFIENDPVAQVYQALVMSTRDYINKNGFNGAILGLSGGIDSGLTVAIAVDAIGKEHVQAVMMPFRYTSEISIHDAKEQADLLGVEFDIVSIEPMFDAFMAQLTPMFEGTAVDTTEENLQARCRAVILMAMSNKRRRLVLTTSNKSESAVGYSTLYGDMAGGFDVLKDVPKTLVFELAKYRNTLSPAIPQRVIDRPPSAELAPGQLDQDSLPPYDVLDALLEGYVEKDLSVNDLIKLGFDKDVVRKVVRLVDINEYKRRQAPVGPRITMRNFGKDRRYPITSGFGRKNWS is encoded by the coding sequence ATGAGCCGTAAGCTTAATATTTCACTAGCACAACTTAATTGGTTAGTCGGTGACATCGAAGGCAACTGCGAACGCATGTTGCAAGTTGTGAGTGAACAAGCACCAAACACAGATATTGTCATGTTTTCAGAGCTGTCTTTGACAGGCTACCCACCAGAAGATTTGATTTTTCGTGGCGATTTTGAAGATCGTTGCGTCGCACAGCTAGAACGTTTACAAAAAGCAAGCTCTGAGACAGCGATTATCGTTGGCCACCCATGGTATGAAGGGGATGATATCTATAATGCATTATCATTTTTCTACCAAGGTAAACTGCACGCACGTTATTTTAAACAAGAGCTACCCAATTATGGTGTGTTTGATGAGCCTCGTTATTTTACCGCAGATGAAAAAACCTGTGTCGTTGAATTTAAAGGCTATCAGCTTGGCTTATTGATTTGTGAAGACATTTGGTATGACGAGCCGGTAGATGCAGCTAAAGGGGCTGGTGCTGAAATATTATTGACAATCAATGCATCCCCTTATGACATTAATAAAGAACATATTCGAACCGATTTATTAGTCGAACATTGTAAACGCACTCATATGCCAATTGTGTATCTTAACCAAGTGGGTGGGCAAGATGAATTGGTGTTTGATGGTGGCTCAAAAATCATTGCAAACAAAGGCAAACAAACCTTTAAATTGGAAGAATTTAAAGAGCAGGTTATTACAGTGCAATTTGATGAACTTGCACTGGTGAGCGAAGGTAGTGTATTTATTGAAAATGACCCTGTCGCACAGGTATACCAAGCCTTAGTCATGTCAACTCGCGACTACATCAATAAAAATGGTTTTAATGGGGCTATTTTAGGCTTATCGGGGGGGATTGACTCAGGGCTGACAGTAGCGATTGCCGTTGATGCAATAGGCAAAGAGCATGTGCAAGCCGTGATGATGCCATTCCGTTATACTTCTGAAATAAGCATTCACGACGCCAAAGAACAAGCTGACTTGCTTGGTGTTGAGTTTGATATCGTATCTATCGAGCCGATGTTTGATGCATTTATGGCACAGTTAACGCCTATGTTTGAAGGAACTGCGGTAGATACAACCGAAGAAAACTTACAAGCACGGTGCCGAGCCGTTATTTTAATGGCGATGTCGAATAAACGTCGTCGTTTGGTACTGACAACCAGTAATAAAAGTGAATCAGCAGTCGGTTACTCAACGCTGTATGGTGATATGGCCGGTGGGTTTGATGTGCTAAAAGATGTGCCTAAAACCCTTGTCTTTGAGCTAGCTAAATACCGTAATACACTCTCTCCCGCAATTCCACAACGTGTGATTGATAGGCCACCGTCAGCCGAACTCGCTCCGGGTCAGCTAGATCAAGACAGCCTGCCGCCTTATGATGTGCTAGACGCCTTGTTAGAAGGTTATGTGGAAAAGGACTTGTCAGTGAATGACCTAATCAAACTGGGTTTTGATAAAGACGTAGTACGCAAAGTTGTGCGTCTTGTTGATATTAATGAATACAAACGTCGTCAGGCACCAGTTGGGCCACGTATTACGATGCGTAATTTTGGCAAAGATCGCCGCTATCCGATCACCTCAGGTTTTGGCCGTAAAAACTGGTCATAA
- the glrR gene encoding two-component system response regulator GlrR yields the protein MTNRKSANLLLVDDDPSLLKLLGMRLSSEGFKVTTAESGPEALKILQKEKLDLVISDLRMDEMDGMALFDEIQKAHPNMPVIILTAHGSIPDAVAATQRGVFSFLTKPVDKDALYKAIDEALALSSTPISDEEWSSGIVTRSPLMIRLLEQAHMVAQSDVSVLINGQSGTGKEVLAQAIHKASPRARKPFIAINCGALPEQLLESELFGHAKGAFTGAVSNREGLFFAASGGTLFLDEIGDMPMPLQVKLLRVLQERKVRPLGSNRDLDIDVRILSATHRNLPKAMEKNEFREDLYYRLNVVNLRIPALNERSEDIPLLANHLLRESASRHKPFVRSFSSDAMKCLITASWPGNVRQLVNVIEQCVALTTSPVISEALVSQALQGENTALPTFVEARNQFELNYLRKLLQMTKGNVTQAARMAGRNRTEFYKLLGRHDLEANDFKE from the coding sequence ATGACGAATCGTAAGTCAGCAAATTTATTGTTAGTTGACGATGACCCTAGCCTTCTTAAACTGTTAGGCATGCGCTTGAGTAGTGAAGGTTTTAAAGTCACTACAGCAGAAAGTGGTCCCGAAGCACTAAAAATCTTACAAAAAGAAAAATTAGATTTAGTGATCAGCGATTTACGGATGGACGAAATGGATGGTATGGCGCTTTTCGATGAGATACAAAAAGCGCATCCAAATATGCCTGTCATTATATTAACGGCACATGGCTCTATCCCTGATGCAGTAGCAGCAACGCAGCGAGGCGTATTTAGTTTTTTAACTAAACCTGTCGATAAAGATGCATTATATAAAGCCATTGATGAAGCACTCGCGCTCTCTTCGACACCCATTAGCGATGAAGAGTGGAGCTCGGGGATTGTCACGCGTAGCCCCTTGATGATAAGGCTGTTAGAACAAGCACATATGGTAGCACAATCTGATGTTAGCGTGCTTATTAATGGGCAAAGTGGTACAGGTAAAGAGGTTTTGGCTCAAGCGATTCATAAGGCTAGTCCTAGGGCTCGTAAGCCGTTTATTGCTATTAACTGTGGTGCATTACCTGAACAACTATTAGAGTCTGAATTATTTGGCCATGCGAAAGGGGCTTTTACCGGTGCAGTCAGTAATCGCGAAGGGTTATTTTTTGCAGCTAGTGGTGGTACGTTATTTTTAGATGAAATTGGTGATATGCCAATGCCATTGCAGGTTAAATTACTGCGGGTATTGCAAGAGCGCAAAGTTCGTCCATTAGGTAGTAACCGTGATTTAGACATTGATGTGCGTATTTTGTCTGCGACTCACCGTAATCTTCCTAAAGCGATGGAAAAAAATGAGTTTCGTGAAGACCTCTACTATCGCTTAAATGTAGTTAATTTACGTATTCCTGCGTTAAATGAGCGTTCAGAAGATATACCATTATTAGCTAATCATTTATTACGCGAGTCAGCATCACGCCATAAACCCTTTGTACGCAGTTTTTCCAGCGATGCGATGAAGTGTTTAATCACAGCGAGCTGGCCGGGTAATGTGCGCCAGTTAGTTAACGTGATTGAGCAATGTGTGGCACTCACAACATCGCCGGTGATCAGTGAAGCGTTGGTTAGCCAAGCCCTGCAAGGTGAAAATACCGCTTTGCCGACATTCGTTGAAGCACGTAATCAATTTGAACTGAATTATTTACGTAAGTTATTACAAATGACAAAAGGAAATGTCACCCAAGCGGCTCGAATGGCAGGACGAAACCGTACAGAGTTTTATAAATTACTTGGTCGCCATGATTTAGAAGCCAATGATTTCAAAGAATAA
- the qseG gene encoding two-component system QseEF-associated lipoprotein QseG: MVNRSTGVWAVLYRKASLSKHNKRVPYVMRRKGLNFSVVLFSLILGGCVTKNGQSPLDTLAQAVVPEVKVTDYRYTSCETIWNNDQPTARENALFWLRMMDCADRTETSQARADAGKIEVTNWSSAFQQNILLNSADPSIAERRKMLDSINTYSLSFPTAVRPLLQLWREQQVQIINLSDAGARYKRLQQEMDSKLDRLKEDNAKLAFELNTTSRKLENLTDIERQLSSRKKSTNETEKEVENGVEGDKPISSEAPKPDSSVSSPVEQNSSENEQK; this comes from the coding sequence ATGGTAAATCGGTCTACAGGTGTTTGGGCGGTACTTTACCGTAAGGCATCGTTAAGTAAACATAATAAAAGAGTACCTTATGTGATGAGACGTAAAGGGCTTAATTTTAGTGTCGTTTTATTCTCCTTAATTTTAGGTGGATGTGTAACAAAAAATGGTCAGTCACCTCTCGATACACTGGCTCAAGCTGTTGTGCCGGAAGTTAAAGTGACAGACTACCGTTATACATCATGTGAAACGATTTGGAATAATGACCAGCCAACTGCACGGGAAAATGCACTATTTTGGTTGCGCATGATGGACTGTGCAGACCGTACTGAAACCAGCCAAGCGCGTGCGGATGCAGGTAAAATAGAGGTTACAAACTGGTCAAGTGCATTTCAACAGAATATTTTGTTGAACTCTGCTGATCCATCCATTGCTGAGCGTCGTAAAATGCTTGATAGCATAAACACGTATAGCTTGAGTTTTCCAACCGCGGTGCGGCCATTATTACAACTGTGGCGTGAGCAACAAGTACAAATTATCAACTTGTCAGACGCTGGGGCTCGTTATAAACGCTTACAGCAAGAAATGGATAGCAAACTCGACCGTTTAAAGGAAGATAATGCTAAATTGGCTTTCGAGCTGAATACGACCTCCCGTAAGCTTGAAAATTTAACGGATATTGAACGTCAGCTTTCTTCTCGCAAAAAAAGCACGAACGAAACCGAAAAAGAGGTGGAAAATGGGGTGGAAGGAGATAAACCTATTTCCTCAGAAGCGCCAAAGCCTGATAGCAGCGTATCTTCTCCAGTAGAGCAAAATTCATCGGAGAATGAACAAAAATGA
- a CDS encoding sensor histidine kinase, whose translation MNVLSKWRFFPRSLRQLVVMAFWLVLLPLLVLAYQAYQSLEQISNQAANINKTTLLDARRSEVMSSLALEMERSYRQYCVLQDPTLKTQYQKQFADYQQMFERQSTILPASSDTSALTKTLDALKAVTCENNEPTEKITQALEQFSAANASLVQETRDVIFSRGEQLQKAIANKGQLFGWQSLILFLLSALLVALFTRMIIGPVKAIERMINRLGTGRTLASNIERFKGPRELRTIAQRIIWLSERLSWLESQRHEFLRHISHELKTPLASMREGTELLADEVAGPLTLSQKEVVEILDHSSKHLQQLIEQLLDYNRKLVDDPPEAQIVDLQKLIEDIVKAHNLPARAKNIKTDVRLKVDSCLAEPSLLGRVIDNIYSNAVHYGGESGNIWISSRQTGNKLLIEVANTGTPIPESEQSMIFEPFYQGSLQRKGAVKGSGLGLSIAQDCIKQMGGELSLVPNKSADVCFRIELPLTAENE comes from the coding sequence AAGCTGCCAATATCAATAAAACCACGTTGCTTGACGCACGGCGTAGTGAAGTGATGAGTAGCCTCGCCTTAGAAATGGAGCGGAGCTATCGTCAATATTGTGTTTTGCAAGATCCCACATTGAAAACCCAATATCAGAAACAGTTTGCTGACTACCAGCAAATGTTTGAGCGCCAGAGCACTATCTTACCTGCCTCGTCGGACACTTCCGCGTTGACTAAAACGTTGGATGCGCTTAAGGCCGTCACATGTGAAAACAATGAACCAACAGAAAAAATCACACAGGCTTTAGAACAATTTTCTGCTGCGAATGCTTCATTAGTGCAAGAAACACGGGATGTCATTTTTAGCCGTGGGGAACAGTTGCAAAAAGCGATTGCGAATAAAGGTCAACTATTTGGCTGGCAAAGTTTAATTTTATTTTTATTAAGCGCCTTGTTGGTGGCATTATTCACTCGAATGATTATTGGCCCCGTCAAGGCTATCGAGCGAATGATTAATCGTCTTGGTACTGGGCGTACACTTGCCAGTAATATTGAGCGTTTTAAAGGCCCTAGGGAGTTACGGACAATCGCCCAGCGCATTATTTGGTTAAGTGAACGATTGTCTTGGCTTGAATCACAGCGTCACGAATTTCTCCGCCATATTTCACATGAATTAAAAACGCCTCTTGCAAGCATGCGTGAAGGGACAGAATTACTTGCGGATGAGGTTGCAGGGCCATTAACGCTGTCTCAAAAAGAAGTTGTAGAAATTCTTGATCACAGTAGTAAGCATCTTCAGCAACTTATTGAGCAATTACTTGATTATAATCGTAAGCTCGTCGATGACCCACCAGAAGCACAGATTGTTGATTTACAAAAGCTCATTGAAGATATCGTCAAAGCACATAACTTACCCGCACGGGCTAAGAACATCAAAACAGACGTCCGTTTAAAAGTAGATAGCTGTTTAGCTGAACCCTCACTTCTTGGGCGAGTTATTGATAATATCTATTCCAATGCGGTGCACTATGGTGGCGAATCAGGTAATATTTGGATCTCTAGTCGCCAAACTGGCAATAAACTTCTGATTGAAGTTGCGAATACGGGAACGCCAATTCCTGAATCTGAGCAAAGTATGATTTTTGAACCCTTCTATCAAGGTTCATTACAAAGAAAAGGTGCTGTTAAAGGAAGTGGCCTAGGGCTGAGTATTGCGCAAGATTGTATTAAACAAATGGGTGGAGAACTATCTCTTGTTCCCAATAAATCAGCAGATGTCTGTTTTAGAATTGAACTGCCTCTAACCGCAGAGAATGAATAA